A single region of the Raphanus sativus cultivar WK10039 chromosome 1, ASM80110v3, whole genome shotgun sequence genome encodes:
- the LOC108850792 gene encoding LOW QUALITY PROTEIN: protein REDUCED CHLOROPLAST COVERAGE 3 (The sequence of the model RefSeq protein was modified relative to this genomic sequence to represent the inferred CDS: inserted 1 base in 1 codon) → MAPRSSSKGKSNRGKXEKKKKREEKVLVPSLVDITVTTPYETQVILKGVSTDKIIDVKRLLASHVDTCHLTNYSLSHQVKGHRLSDNVQVVTLKPCVLRMIPQDYVEESQALTQVRRVLDIVACTTRFFPSPASKSSSNNKSAAVINGNTAPPEEELDMAAIHPTPKLSQFHEFFSIPNVSPPILQLKKVDGEEARERRDGDYFELKVRICNGKVIHVVASVKGFFAVGKQLSHTHSIVDLLQNVSNAFAKAYESLMKAFTDRNKFGNLPYGLRTNTWLVPHESLSTFSPLPAEDESWGGNGGGQGRDGEHDLLRPWAAEFSVLAKLPCKTEEERVVRDKKAFLLHNLFIDVSVQRAVRAISDVIATNRRTSGTSDGSILLEDRVGDLSIIVKRDLASLDDQKAEGAFPLSSKELSERNLLKGITADESVIVHDTPALSTVIVRHCGYTAVVNVKGETKKRMTEIRDIVIDDLPDGGANALNLNSLRIQLHRSHSAGKSGGNQPPPQCESDDLESFRCVVHEQVKHYLTKLEEESASSERPIRWELGSCWVQHLQKKETVTEDVSGKPATNGETDLSVKGLGKQLKVLKIKNNNKKSENTSLSGLDGEADHLQQNLHFDHELKELLSEEAFSRLKESGTGLHLKSKEELTKMVYGYYDEIALPRLVADFGSLELSPVDGRTMTDFMHIRGLQMRSLGHVAKLAEDLPHIQSLCIHEMITRTFKHLLRAVIASVNDMAELPVAIAASLNFMLGDGISSEESCLRLQWLQKFISTKFGWIQKDEFKHLNKVSILRGLSQKVGLELVPRDYDFDSLNPFKSSDVFGLIPVCKHVLCVSSDGRTLLESSKLALDKGKLDDAVNYGTKALAKMIAVCGPYHKNTACAYSLLAVVLYHTGDFNQATIYQQKALDINEKELGLDHPDTMKSYGDLSVFYYRLQHIELALKYVNRALFLLHFTCGLSHPNTAATYINVAMMEEGVGNVNVALRYLHEALKCNKRLLGADHIQTAASYHAIAVALSLMEAYSLSVHHEQTTLQILTKKLGSDDPRTQDAAAWLEYFESRAIEQQEAARNGIPKPDASIASKGHLSVEDLMDYISSDPDTKGSVVHRKQRRLTVSTVNDSVASADDASDSVASQHGMATLNDVVETNVNESRNEVNDPNAAVDEVDIETDDVHRLNVDNQTVEESAVDEGWQEAYSKGRSGNGAGKKFRQRQPHQRVTSLNRNLNGRQDVHQQYISSPLQKTAPRPSLSKSSSLRALKKTEIDASTNSIKPQLKSPGSAAVTTSTTLVSKSLSYKEVALAPPGTVLKPMLEQLELNLERTETQIYRISSSSSTGEESKSDSVMFDLPVEEGTEVPCEKQESEESVVESIENLTSESEGNLGGSCREQKASDIISRRKLSAAAEPYNPGGFLVTDPHSLVAESISGTSPPYYGVTYSNGIGTPKTMNPDAPEFIPRRSVLNSSQHASVSADSSSSQGAEKNAAVLKKEELARQILLSFMVNSSHKEVVAARKKVSKPKDELEDTSVKDSTVTEIVYGREEDSAAKESETDGGEGFVIVAKRRRKKRLTNDAAGMYHQPSSVCV, encoded by the exons AAATCAAACAGAggga gagagaagaagaagaagagagaagagaaagtgtTGGTGCCGAGTCTGGTTGATATAACAGTCACGACTCCTTACGAAACACAAGTGATACTCAAAGGAGTCTCTACCGACAAAATCATTGACGTGAAAAGGCTTTTGGCATCTCACGTTGACACATGCCATCTCACCAACTATTCTCTCTCGCATCAA GTGAAAGGGCATAGATTGAGTGATAACGTCCAAGTGGTTACCCTCAAGCCTTGTGTCCTCCGTATGATTCCAC AGGACTACGTGGAGGAAAGTCAAGCTTTGACTCAGGTGCGGAGAGTCCTAGACATCGTAGCGTGCACAACAAGGTTCTTCCCCTCCCCCGCCTCCAAATCGTCTTCCAACAACAAATCAGCCGCCGTCATCAATGGCAACACCGCGCCGCCTGAGGAGGAGCTGGACATGGCAGCTATCCACCCGACGCCCAAGCTCTCTCAATTTCACGAGTTTTTCTCCATTCCCAACGTCTCTCCTCCCATTCTTC AGTTGAAGAAAGTTGATGGCGAAGAAGCTAGAGAGAGGCGTGACGGCGACTATTTTGAACTTAAG GTGAGGATATGCAATGGGAAGGTTATACATGTGGTTGCATCGGTTAAAGGTTTCTTTGCCGTTGGGAAGCAGCTCTCACATACTCACTCCATTGTTGATTTGCTTCAGAATGTCAGCAATGCTTTTGCTaag GCATACGAGTCCCTGATGAAAGCTTTCACTGACCGAAACAAG TTTGGCAACCTACCGTATGGGTTACGCACAAACACATGGCTTGTTCCCCATGAGTCTTTATCAACCTTCTCTCCTTTACCAGCAGAGGATGAGAGCTGGGGAGGGAACGGTGGAGGCCAGGGGAGAGACGGTGAACATGATCTTCTTCGTCCCTGGGCGGCTGAGTTCTCTGTATTAGCTAAGCTTCCGTGCAAGACTGAGGAGGAGAGGGTTGTTCGAGATAAGAAAGCTTTTCTGCTTCACAACCTGTTTATCGATGTCTCTGTTCAAAGAGCTGTTAGAGCCATTTCCGACGTGATTGCTACTAATCGACGCACAAGTGGAACTAGCGACGGCTCCATCCTTCTTGAGGATCGGGTTGGAGATTTGTCTATCATTGTAAAACGTGATCTTGCCAGTCTTGATGACCAAAAGGCTGAAGGTGCATTTCCTTTATCATCCAAGGAACTTAGTGAAAGGAATCTGCTAAAAGGGATAACAGCTGATGAGAGTGTCATTGTTCAC GATACTCCGGCTTTAAGCACAGTTATTGTAAGACACTGTGGATATACAGCGGTGGTAAATGTCAAGGGTGAAACTAAGAAGAGAATGACTGAGATCCGTGATATTGTGATCGATGACCTACCTGATGGAGGAGCTAATGCTCTTAACCTCAACAG CTTAAGGATTCAGCTTCACAGGTCCCATAGTGCCGGAAAATCTGGAGGAAACCAGCCTCCTCCACAGTGTGAGTCGGATGATTTAGAGTCTTTTAGATGTGTTGTACATGAACAAGTTAAACATTACCTAACGAAGTTAGAAGAAGAAAGTGCATCTTCCGAAAGGCCCATCAGATGGGAGCTCGGTTCTTGCTGGGTTCAGCATctacaaaagaaagaaacagtaACGGAAGACGTCAGTGGGAAGCCTGCAACGAATGGTGAGACTGACCTTTCAGTCAAAGGTTTGGGGAAACAACTTAAAGTTCTAaagatcaaaaataataataagaaatcaGAAAATACCAGTCTAAGCGGGTTAGATGGGGAGGCTGATCATCTACAGCAGAATCTACACTTTGATCATGAACTGAAGGAACTGCTTTCTGAAGAGGCTTTCTCTCGCCTTAAAGAAAGTGGAACTGGTCTCCATTTAAAG TCAAAAGAAGAGCTTACCAAGATGGTATATGGATACTATGATGAAATTGCTTTGCCAAGGCTG GTAGCAGATTTTGGGTCCCTGGAGCTTTCTCCAGTTGATGGCCGCACAATGACAGACTTCATGCATATTAGAGGACTCCAAATGCGTTCTCTAGGACACGTGGCTAAACTTGCTGAGGACCTTCCTCATATACAGTCCCTCTGTATTCATGAGATGATTACTAGAACTTTCAAGCATCTTCTTAGGGCGGTTATTGCATCTGTGAACGATATGGCAGAGCTACCCGTGGCTATAGCTGCTTCATTAAATTTCATGCTTGGCGATGGAATCTCCAGTGAAGAGTCTTGTCTCAGATTACAGTGGCTGCAGAAATTTATCTCCACTAAATTTGGTTGGATACAGAAAGATGAGTTCAAGCATTTGAATAAAGTTTCCATTCTCCGAGGGCTTAGCCAGAAG GTTGGATTAGAACTAGTTCCAAGAGATTATGACTTCGATTCTCTAAATCCCTTTAAGAGCTCTGACGTTTTTGGCTTGATACCTGTGTGCAAG CATGTGCTATGTGTTTCATCTGACGGAAGGACACTCTTGGAGTCATCAAAACTGGCTCTTGACAAAGGAAAACTAGATGATGCTGTCAACTATGGAACAAAG GCATTAGCCAAGATGATTGCTGTCTGTGGACCTTATCATAAAAACACTGCTTGTGCGTACAGCCTTCTAGCTGTTGTACTGTACCACACTGGCGATTTTAACCAG GCAACAATATATCAGCAGAAGGCTCTGGATATAAATGAGAAAGAACTTGGTCTCGATCATCCCGACACTATGAAAAGCTATGGGGATCTTTCTGTATTTTATTATCGTCTTCAGCACATTGAATTGGCACTAAA ATATGTGAACCgtgctttgtttcttcttcatttcaCTTGTGGGCTATCTCACCCCAATACTGCCGCCACATATATTAATGTGGCTATGATGGAAGAAGGAGTGGGAAACGTTAATGTAGCTCTAAGATACCTACACGAAGCTCTAAAGTGCAATAAAAGATTGCTCGGAGCTGACCATATTCAG ACAGCAGCAAGCTATCATGCAATAGCTGTGGCTCTCTCTCTCATGGAAGCATATTCCTTGAGTGTGCATCATGAACAGACTACACTTCAGATCCTTACAAAAAAACTTGGATCAGATGACCCTCGTACACAg GATGCTGCTGCATGGCTAGAATATTTTGAGTCAAGAGCCATAGAGCAGCAGGAAGCAGCCAGAAATGGAATCCCAAAGCCTGATGCTTCCATAGCGAGCAAAGGCCACCTTAG TGTAGAAGATCTCATGGACTATATAAGTTCTGATCCAGACACTAAAGGAAGTGTTGTTCACAGAAAACAGCGGCGTCTCACT GTTTCCACGGTCAATGATAGTGTTGCATCAGCAGATGATGCTTCCGACTCCGTTGCTTCACAGCATGGCATGGCTACATTGAACGACGTGGTAGAAACAAATGTCAATGAGAGTAGGAACGAAGTAAATGATCCTAACGCAGCTGTGGATGAGGTCGACATAGAGACAGATGATGTACACAGACTAAATGTAGACAACCAAACTGTGGAAGAGTCGGCTGTAGATGAGGGCTGGCAAGAGGCCTACTCAAAGGGGAGATCCGGAAATGGTGCTGGAAAGAAATTTAGACAAAGGCAGCCTCATCAGAGAGTGACGTCGCTTAATAGAAATCTGAATGGGAGACAGGATGTTCATCAACAGTATATATCTTCTCCCTTGCAGAAAACGGCTCCAAGACCCTCCCTCTCTAAGTCATCATCTCTCAGGGCTCTGAAGAAGACAGAGATAGATGCGAGTACAAATTCAATTAAGCCACAACTAAAGTCTCCTGGTTCTGCTGCGGTTACCACCAGTACTACTTTGGTTTCAAAGTCTCTCTCATACAAAGAGGTTGCTCTGGCACCACCAGGTACCGTTCTGAAGCCGATGTTAGAACAATTAGAACTGAATTTGGAAAGAACTGAAACTCAGATATACAGGATCTCATCAAGTTCATCGACTGGAGAAGAAAGCAAGTCTGATTCTGTAATGTTTGATTTGCCAGTGGAGGAGGGCACAGAGGTTCCTTGTGAAAAACAAGAATCAGAAGAAAGTGTTGTTGAGTCAATAGAAAATCTAACGTCAGAGTCTGAAGGGAATCTAGGAGGGTCCTGTCGTGAGCAAAAGGCTTCTGATATTATCAGCAGGAGAAAGCTGTCAGCCGCCGCAGAGCCTTACAACCCTGGAGGTTTCTTGGTCACTGATCCGCATAGTCTGGTTGCAGAATCTATTTCCGGAACTTCACCACCATATTATGGTGTTACTTACTCAAATGGAATTGGGACGCCAAAAACCATGAATCCGGATGCACCAGAGTTTATTCCGAGGAGATCCGTGCTGAATAGCTCTCAACATGCGAGTGTATCCGCTGACTCCAGCAGTAGCCAAGGGGCTGAGAAAAACGCAGCTgttttgaagaaggaagagctGGCGAGACAGATCCTACTTAGCTTCATGGTAAATTCATCCCACAAGGAGGTTGTGGCTGCTCGGAAGAAGGTAAGCAAGCCTAAAGATGAGTTAGAAGATACCTCTGTAAAGGATAGTACAGTAACAGAGATAGTCTACGGAAGAGAAGAGGACAGTGCTGCGAAGGAAAGTGAGACGGATGGAGGTGAAGGATTTGTGATTGTGgcgaagaggaggaggaagaagcgaCTTACCAACGATGCAGCTGGGATGTACCATCAACCATCGTCCGTTTGTGTATGA